The genomic window TCACGGACGACTTTGATGACGCCGATTTTCTTTTCGCCTGCAGATTTGAGGATAACGTCAAATTCATCTTTTTCTTCAACTTCGGCAGCACCGGCAGCAGGAGCGGCAGCTACGGCAACAGGAGCAGCAGCGGATACGCCGAATTTTTCTTCCATGTCTTTTACGAGTTCGGAAAGTTCCAAAACAGTCATCTGTTCAATGGCTTGTAAAATTTCTTCTTTTGTCATGTTAAATTCCCTCCATAGGTGTTAATCAGTGTTAACGGAATAAATTGCAGAAAGAGCTTACGCACTTTCCTGTTCAGCTTTTTTGGCGCGAACGGCTTCAAGCGCATACACAACGTTGCGAATATTTCCCTGCAGTACGTTGACCAGGCCGGTAATCGGCGCATTCATGCTGCCAAGCAATTTGGCAAGCAATTCTTCGCGGCTCGGCAAGCTGGCCAAAGCGTCAACGGCAGTGGCATCAATGACCTTACCGTCAGCCAGACCGGCCTTGACAGTCAAGGTTTCGGTCTTCGTTTCTTTGATGAATTGCTTCAGGATCTTGGCCGGAGCAATGACGTCTTCCGTAGAATAAGCAAGCGCCGTCGTCCCTTCCAGGAACGGATCCAAATCGTTATAGCCGAGTTCATTGGCGGCAATACGGGTCAATGTATTCTTGATGACCTTGTATTCAACACCGCCTTCACGGAATTTACGGCGAAGCTTGGTAACGTCAGCAACGCTCTGGCCGTTAAAGCCGACCAGAACAGCGCCCTGTGCGCTTTGAAGCTTTTCCTTCATTTCCGCAACAACTGCGACTTTAGCCGGTGATACGGCTTTCTTTTCAGGCATAGACATTCTTTCGATACACCTCCTTAATGTGAGATCGATATCGCCTTAGCAATACAACAGGCCTCATACATACAGTACGAGGCCCGAACTAGTCTTTCACATATCTAGTTTCATAGCCTCAGATGGCGGACTTACGTCCATTATACATACCTTCAGTCTACAGCTAAGAGAGATATTTTATTCTTCCGTTTTGACGGCACTCTTTACGCTGAAAGGATTAATGTGCACGCCAGGTCCCATCGTGGAACTAACCGTGATGGATTTGATGTACTGACCCTTGGCTCCCGACGGTTTGACCTTGATCAGGGTATCGACGAGAACAGTGAGGTTTTCGATCAATTTATTTGCTTCGAAAGACTTTTTGCCGATAGGAGAATGAATATTGCCGGCCTTATCCGTACGATATTCAACCTTACCTGCTTTGCTTTCGGAAACAGCTTTAGCCACATCCATCGTTACCGTACCGACTTTCGGGTTCGGCATCAGGCCTTTCGGCCCGAGGATCTTACCCAAGCGGCCTACTTTACCCATCATGTTCGGCGTAGCGATAGCCACGTCAAATTCGAGCCAGCCGCCCTGGATTTTTTCCACCATGTCGTCTGCACCGACATAATCGGCGCCGGCTTCAAGGGCTTCTTTTTCCTTATCGCCTTGAGCAAATACGAGGACGCGCTTCGTCTTGCCGATACCATTCGGCAGCACGATCGCACCACGGACCTGCTGATCGGCATATTTCGGGTCAACGTTCAAGTTGACGGCCAATTCAACGGTTTCGTCGAATTTGGCAGTATCCATCTTTTTCAAGATGTCAATAGCTTCTGCCGGATCGTACAACGTGGCTTTATCAAAAAGCTTTACGGCTTCAGCATATTTCTTACCTACTTTTGCCATCTTATTTCCTCCTTATGTGGTCTAACGGGGATATCCCCTTCCACGGGCCGATAGTGTCAATCAGTCGACAATATCGATGCCCATGCTGCGGGCAGTACCTTCAATCATCTTCATAGCCTGTTCAACGTCGTTAGCGTTGAGGTCGGGCATCTTTGTCGTGGCGATTTCACGGACCTTATCGCGGCCCAATTTCGCAACTTTCTTTTTATTCGGTTCGCCCGAAGCTTTGTCCAAGCCCGCGGCTTTCTTCAGCAAGACAGCTGCCGGCGGGGTTTTGGTAATGAACGTGAAAGAACGATCTTCATAAACGGTAATTTCAACAGGGATGATGAAACCGGCCTGCTTTGCAGTCCGTTCATTGAATTCCTTGACGAAAGCCATAATGTTGACGCCAGCCTGACCTAATGCAGGGCCAATCGGAGGCGCCGGCGTTGCTTTACCGGCTTCGCATTGAAGTTTTACCATTCTAGCTACTTTTTTTGCCATGGTGAGTTACACCTCCTTACATTACAAGATGTGGTACGGCGAATCGCGATGATTCTCCCACTCGCGGCAGAACGCCGCAGGTTAGAAGTTTTTATTCCAGACTTTTCTCAATTTGAGAATAGTCGACTTCTACTGAAGTTTCACGGCCAAACATATTGATCAGGCCTTTGAGCGTACTCTTTTCTTCATTAATCTCCGTAATTGTCGCAATGAAATCTTCGAACGGCCCCGATATGATCCGAACCTGTTCGCCTATTGCCACGGTAATCTGCGGTTTCTGCCGCGTATCCAGTCCCTGGGATTTCAGTATGCGTTCCACTTCATGCGCTTCCAAAGGAATCGGCTTCGTCGCCGAACCGACAAAGCCGGTAACACCCGGCGTATTGCGGACAACATACCAGGACCGGTCATTGACTTCCATTTCAACGAGAACATATCCGGGGAAAACCTTACGTTTTACCGTGCGCTTCTGTCCGTCTTTAATGTCAACTTCATCTTCCATCGGTACAAGGATGCGATTGATAACATTTTCAAGGCTCATAGACTTGACCTTGCGTTCCAACGTCGCCATGACTTTATTTTCATAGCCGGAATACGTATGAATGACGTACCATTTCTTTTCAGATTCCACCTAGCACACGCCTCCTAACCGATTGCGGCGCGAAGCAGCCGGAAAAGCTGCGAAAAAACGCCGTCTGAAACGGCAATGATCGCCATGACTACGATAGTTGCCACAATGACCATAACCGTATAATTGATCAGCTCTTTTTTCGTCGGCCAGATAACTTTCTTCATTTCCGCCTTAACGCCCTGGAGGAATCGACCTGAATCCTTTTTTCGTTTATTCTTTTGTACTGCTTTTTCTGACGCTGAAAGTGACATATATCCTCTCACTGGCAACAGAGATTCCGGAGAATCTCTTCTACAACCGATTATTTCGTTTCCTTATGCAACGTTTCTTTTTTGCAGAACGGGCAATATTTCTTCAATTCCAAACGGTCGGGATTGTTTTTCTTGTTCTTGTTGGTTCGGTAGTTACGCTGTTTGCATTCCGTGCATGCCAATGTAATCGCTGTACGCATTCCTTACACCTCACTTCGTAATAGTTAACCTGCTTTTTGCGCAAGACTGCTTATATAATGTATCACAAGAACGGCCTCACGTCAAGGCGAATGGGTCAACTTAAAAAAAGCTAGGGCCACAAAGCTCCTAACTACTCTTAATCATACAGGATGTGCACGGTCCTGTCAATCATACATTTTTTTAGTCGCTTCCGCCGCCAGGAGCTGCAGCGCCGGCACGTACACGGAAAAAATGCGCCATACGACTGCACTGTCGGGCTCTTGCCGATTTCTGCCGGCACGGTCTTCCAGCATCGCCAGCCATACGTCCTCTTCGACAAAAGAATAGCTGTCATACGCGGCCATAATGACTTCCTTCGCCGTTCCCATAACGGTCGGTGCGTCGCCGTCCTGCCGCAGCATACTGCGAAACAGGTCGCAGGCGGCGTCAAACTGCCTGCAGAACAGACGGATAATTCCGTTACGAATATACAGATTATTCAGATCTTCGTCAGCACCTTGTGCCAGAACGGCCAAACTCGCATTGAACGCTTCAAACGACATCCCCATAGCGACACCTCCATTTCTATCATATACCGATTTGAAGCGTCCGACAATAGCCTCCTTTCTTACTGTCCGTCAGCGCCGCTATTCCGGACGATGCCATCTGTCGATTTCGAAAAAAAGAACGCGCAGATTACTGCGCGCTCTTTTTTCAGGTTCCGACGCCGCTTCAGTCGGCGCCGTTCTCGTCTCTATGTATTTTCCAGCCTGTGGATATCGTCATCTCTGCCGATAATGATCAGTTTATCTTCAGCCGCCAGGGGAATATCCGGGTCAGGCGCTACGATCAGATTTTCATCGTGCCGGATAGCGGCAACGATAAGCCTGTACTTTTCACGAAGCCCCGATGTTTTCAACGTTTTTCCGACGAGAAACTCAGGCGTCTCCATTTCTACCAGACCGGCTTGGGCTGAAAGCTGCAGGTAATCGACAACATGCCGGCGCGTCAGCATCTGCGCCAATCGCATCGCCATATCCGACTCCGGGTAAATGACGGTGTCGACGCCTATTTTTTCCAGTAATCGGCCTTGCAGTTCATCTTGCGCTTTCGCGATAACGCGTCGGACGCCTTGTTCTTCAACGAGCATGGCCGTCATCAGATTGGCCTGTTTATTGGCGCCGATAGCGACAACAACTGCATCGAACTGATTCAGGCTGAGCGACTGCAACGCCGCTTCATCTGTGCTGTCGGCAATGACGGCATGCGTCACGTAAGGGCTGATCTTCTGTACTCTGTCGGGATCGACATCGACGGCCAGCACTTCGTGCCCCAAATCGGCAACGGCTTTGGCGACGGTTGTCCCGAAACGCCCCAAACCGATAACGGCAATAACTCTTTTATTCATACTGTTCCCTTCTTTTACAATAAAATGTCGCTTTCCGGGTATCGGATCGGCTTCGGCGCCTGCCGCTTCAGTGCGACAATGCCGACCAGCGTCAGCACGCCTATACGCCCGGTATACATGACAAAGATCAGAATCCATTTGCTTAGCGGCTGCAACGTCGGAGTAATGCCCGTAGTCAAGCCGACGGTACCGAAGGCAGACGTCGTTTCAAAGAGAAGCTGCAAAAATGTCGCCGGCTCGTACAGTGTCAATAAAAAGACGGCCGTAAGCACCAGAAACAGCGAGAGAAAGAAAATACTGAAAGCACGCCGAACCTGCACCTCCGCAATGCGCCGCTCCAATAGTTCAACGTCCGCTTTATTGCTGAAAATGGAACGGGCCGCCGCCAGCATGACAGCTGCCGTCGTAATCTTGATACCGCCGCCCGTCGAATTCGGCCCGGCGCCGATAAACATCAGCATCACCGTCAGAAACAGCATTGCCGGCCGCATGGCGCCATAATCCAAGGTGGCGACACCGGCCGTACGCGGCGTCACGGCTTGCAGAAAGGACGCGACGACCTTATGCCCCGTATCGAGGGGCCCCAAAGTAGCGCCATTGCCCCATTCCAGGATTAAGATCAACACGGTGCCGCCAATCACTAAGCACGCCGTCCCCAAGAGCATGATCTTCGTATTGACGGACACTGCCTTCACGCCGTACCGTCTGCCCGTATCCCAAAGCTCGAAAATAGCCATATAGCCGAAACCGCCAAGCATGATCAGCACGCTCGTCGTCAGGGAAAAGAGAACGTCTCCGGCCATCGCATAGGGCAAGTCATTGTCAAAAAAGACGAAACCGGCATTGCAAAAAGTGGAAACGGCTTGATAAATCCCGCTGCGAATGGCCGCCGTTCCGAGGTAAGGATATAAGGCGACAATGTAGACCGCTGCGCCTGCGGCTTCAACGGCAAAGATCAGGAAAGCGACATGCTTCGTAATGCGCAGCAATCCCCGCATACTGCCGTTTCCCATATCATCGCGCAGCAGCAGCCGTCGTTGCAGGCCGATATGCTGCCCAAAGACGAGAGCCAGTAACGTCGTCGAAGTCATGATTCCCAGACCGCCCAGCTGAATCAGCAGGACCATAACGGATTGGCCGAAAAGAGACCAGTGACGATAGGTGTCGACAGTCGCCAGCCCGGTGACGGAGACACAGGATACAGCCGTGAACGCCGCATCGACAAGATCTGTTGTTTCGCCATCGGCAGCGGCAAAGGGCAACGACAAAAGAGCCGTTCCCAAGAGCATGGCAAGAAGAAAACTGAGTGCCAACAACGTATACGGATTTTGGGTGCGAACCCGTTCCTTCGCTTTTACTTTATAGCTGTCCCGTTGAAACATGAATAACACCCCAAAAAGAATACAGGCCGCGAAAAACATCGCCGCGCCCTTTCTTCTCCCTCCGCCGCGCCTGACGACAGAAGGGAAAAGCGCCGCAGCGTCTCAAAGCTGACTAAGTATAGCACAGCAAACGCCAGCGTACAATATGGGCGGCGGATTTTACATAAACGGCCCCTTTCACCGGCTGACAGAAAGGAAGCAAAAAGCTGCCGCAGAAAAATTCTGTCGGCAGCTTTTTGCTTTATCCATCCAGATTCCGATCGTAAAGATCACTCTTGGTCAGGAATTCTTCAATCGTTGTAAAACCCAATCGTTTCAGCATTTCAATGACGTACGGATTATCCATCGGCGTTTCATAATGAGACGAATCGCCATACGCCTGTACATGCTCTTTCCCTTCATCTTTCCCGATGATAGCTCTCGGACCGCCGACGCATCCGCCGATGCATCCCATCCCTTCAAAAAAATTGCCGTCCCGCTTGCCGGCGAGAATATCATTAATCATGGCTTTGCAGGCCGGTACGCCGTCGGCGCGACGCGTCCGAATGGTAACGGCGCGTTGCGGATTCAGTTTTTCCAGTGTCGTCTTCACAGCTGCGGCAACGCCGCCGGCATAGGCATAACAAATACCGGTTTTCGACGCGTGGGGGAGCGAATCTTCCGGCAACGAGGCCATATCAATATCCGTTACGGTTAAAAGATCGCGCAGTTCCTGATAGGTTAATACATAATCGATAGCACCAGCCAGATCGGGTTCATTCTTTTCCGACTTTTTCGCCATGCAGGGGCCGATGAAAACGGTCTTGGCTTGCGGGTGCAAAGCTTTTACCGTCCTGCCGCCGGCAATCATCGGCGAAACCGAGCCGGGAACATTCGGCAAAAGCTGATGATATAACTTTTTGATCATGGCGATCCACATGGGACAGCAACAGCTGGTCAGCTGAAAATCATTTTCGTCATGAATGTTGCGATCAAATTCCAGCGCTTCTTTTAAGGTCAGGATATCGGCAAAGGCGGCCACTTCCAAAACGCCGGTAAAGCCCAACTTCTTCAACGCCGTCCGCACTTTGCCGAGCGTAACCGCAGGACCGAACTGACCGGAAATAGCCGGAGCCACGAGGGCATACACCGGTCCGTCATACTCGTGCAGCTCCCGGACGACGGGAATAATATCTTTTTTCGTCTTCAGCGCGTCAAGAGCGCAGACATCGACACAGGCCTGGCAACCGACACATTGCGTCTGATCGATCGTGACCCCGTTCTCGCCGTCGGCTTTGACAGCATCCCAGGCGCAAGCGTCGATACAGGGCCTGTCATCGGGCGGACAGAGGCACGGCTTCGTTCGAAAAATCAAGGTGTTGTCGGACTTAGCCAGACAATCAACCATATGCGGATCGGCATCTTCCGGCGCAATCTCTTTCTTATTGTCCGCCGCATTTTTTAACATCGTATAATATAATTCGTCTAAGGAATCCATTGGACAGCCCCTTTCTGCAACGCACACGCTGACAGTTTACGTTATAAGAAAATTATAGGGCTATTCATTTCATTTTGCAAGAATAGTTAGCTTTTTTGTTTATTTATGAAAACTGTTTTCATTTTTACAGCCGTCCGTGCTCGTCTCCTCTGCGCTCGCCGCCGGCCGTCATCTTCCGAAAAAATGAATCATGAGCCAGGCTTTGACACGGGCCGGAACCTCGCGCAAATCCCATATCCATTGATCGTGGTACCGAACGCCCGGCGGCACATAGCCGATAACGTCCAGCCCGAGATGATCCGCCAAATAAATGGCTCTGGCCATATGATAAGCCTGCGTAACGGCAATAACGCGGCGGTAACCGTAGACGTCATGTGCGCGGCGCATACTTTCATACGTAATCGTACCCGCCTCATCAATAATCAAATCACGTCGATCAATGCCGGCCGCCGTGACATAAGCCGCCATTACCTCCGTTTGATTAGCACCAGCTTCGTTCACGCCTGACAAAATTAATTTTTTTACTTTCTGCCGCTCATACAGGGCAATGCCGCCGTCAAGCCGTTCTTTCAGCAAAGGCATGGGATAATTATGTTGTACGCCGGCGCCCAAAATGACGGCCGCTTCATAAGTGTCATCCGGAATGGTCGCCATATTCGTCACTTCTTTCGGCGCCGCTTGCCGCATCATGTCATAATTCACACCGCCGCTAAACACAGCGGCTCCCGCCAACAGGCAAAGACACAGGCCAAACAATCGTTTTTTCATGGATTCTCCTTTTGGGGCGCCGCTCCCGCCTCCCTATTGATACGATCAGTGTAGCATAATTGTATATCAAAAAACACCCGATTTGCAACGGCAAATCGGGTGAGAACCCTGTCAACTATATGTATATACCGAAACCAAGTCGGTCATAATCAAAAAGCGCGTCCCTTTATCGGCGGTGATTATTCAACCGGCTGCGCAACGTAACCGGCGGCGTCAAGAGCGGCCATAGCGCCGCTTCCAGCCGCCGTGACGGCCTGTTGGTAACGACTATCCTGTACATCGCCGGCAGCAAAAATCCCTGCCGTCGACGTTGCCGTCGATTTATCCTTCGTAAGGATATACCCCTGCGAATCGAGGGCCACGACTCCCGCCAGAAAGCCGGTGTTCGGCTGATGTCCGACAGCGACGAAAATACCGCTTGCAGACAACGTCTCCTGCGCGCCGGTCTTATTGTTCCTGAGCGCCAGTCCGGAGACTCCCGCTCCGTCGCTCAACACTTCCAACGGCGTATAATCAAGCTTCCAATGAATCTTATCGTTCGCCTGCGCCCGCTGTACCATAATTTGCGCAGCCCGCAAACTGTCGCGACGATGAACAACGGTGACACGAGCGGCAAACTTCGTCAAAAACAGCGCTTCTTCCATGGCTGCGTCACCGCCGCCGAGAACAACGACCTCCTGACCCTTGTAGAAAAAACCGTCGCATGTGGCACAAGCACTGACGCCGCGGCCGATATTTTCCTTTTCGCCGGGAAGTCCCAAATACCTGGCACTGGCCCCCGTCGCCAGAATCAGCGCCGTTGCTTCCAGGCTATCGCCGTTTTCCAAGGTCAGACGGATCGGTCTGCCTGCCGCTACGGCGGTCACCTTCGTCAGCAAAAATTCCGTACCGAATCTCCGTGCCTGCGCCTCCATTTTTTCCATCATTTCCTGTCCCCAGACGCCGTCAGGAAAGGCCGGATAATTCTCGACGACACTGGTCGTCATCAACTGGCCGCCAGGCTGCGGTCCCTGTATCACAACATGCTTCAAACCGGCACGTCCCAAATAAATAGCGGCAGTCAACCCCGCCGGTCCGGAGCCGATAACGGCAACATCATACATCTGTATCCCATCCTTATTGCAATATGGCATCAATCTTGGCGCGCAGCACTTCTTTGCTCTGCAGCCCTACGGAAATATCGGCCAGTTGACCGTCTTTGAAGATAGCCAGCGTCGGAATGCTGCGAATATTGAACCGGCCGGCCAAAGCGGCTTCATCATCGACATTTACCTTGCCGATAGTAACGGCATCCCCCAAATCGGCGGCCAACGCATCCAAAATAGGCCCCTGCATCTTGCACGGCCCGCACCAAGCGGCCCAAAAATCAACCAGCGTTACACCTTTGGCAATTTGATCGGCAAACGTAGCTTCTTTCAATTCGATCGGTTTCATATATATCGACTCCTTTTGTTAATAACCATTCAATTAATTCATTGATCGGTTAAATTATACCTTTCTTGTCCTTATTTGTCAAGAACCGCGTCCTTGGGCCGAATCAGTGCTTATTGACGCCGCGAAATGCCTGCCAATCCGCATAGCTCCGATTCAAACTGTAGGCCTTGAATCCCTGTTCGGTCAAAAAATGCGCGGCCAAATCAGCATATGCACACAGGCGGCCGCGGCAGTACACGACAATATCCTTCTGCCGCGACAGGCCGGACAGTCTGCTTTCCAGTTCCGACAAGGGGATACTTTCGGCTTTTTCCATGTGTCCAGCGCGATATTCGTCGCCAGGCCGGAGATCGACGAGCGTGATCTCATCCCGTTGCAATCGTCGCCACGCTTCTTCCAGTGTAATCGTGTATACGTCGCTCGTCCGAACGGAGTATTGTTCCCTGATCCTGGTGATTTCCGAAAGCTGTGTCTCACCGACGACACAAAGGGCACGTACCAGGGCGCGCACCTTATCGCCGGCAACAGTATAAACGACATAGTTCCCCCGTTTTTCGGAAATGACGAGACGGCCTTCCTTGAGTACCTGCAAATGCCGTGACGTGTTGGCCGCGCTCATCCCCGTTTCACGCGAGAGCGTTTCCACCGTTTTCGGCCCTTGAGAAAGAATATGCAACACCTCTAACCGTTTTTCGCTGGAAAAACATTTTCCTATCTTGGCAAGTTCATTATAAAATTCCGTCTTATATGTCGCCGCTATTTCTTGTAACATCGTATGACCTCGCTGTAACTATTCAATTAATTTATTGTATTATTTCCTCTTTAACTATAACAGAATGGTTCATTTCGTCAAGAATAACGACATTTTTACATTCGTTGGAAAAACAACTGATTAATGCATACCGTTAACGTATACTATGCACAGAAAGTGAAACTATTCGTTACAACGATCATCTATATGAAACCACAGGAGGTATACATCATGTTAAAATCCATTCTTAACAAATTTGAAGCTATGAACAACACGGTAACGCCGGATATGCTCGTCGGCGATATCGTCCGCCTTCATCCGGAAGTCGTCGATACGCTCTTGGCCAACGGCATGCACTGCCTCGGCTGCCCTTCATCGCAGCAGGAAAGCTTAACCAACGCCTGCATGGTTCACGGCCTCGACCCGGAACAAGTAACGAAAGCGGTTAACGTAGCAATTCAAGCCAAAAAACAATAGGAGGACAGACGATGAGCGCATTTTTGGGACCGATCCATTTTTGGTTATATAAAAAGATTCAATTTCAAGAAGAATTAATCGACGCCGTCATCGCTTACAGCCGCCAGCAAGGCTGGGCCGAAGGCGACTGGGAAGATACGTTTGCCACGAATGACCGCCGCGCCTTGGAAGACGTCGTCGACGAAGGTAATATTCACGGCTGGCTGCAGAACCGCATTCACGACGCCGAAGGCCGCTACGCCAGCCTCGTCTTGACGATTGTCGGTGCCGACGAAAGCCGCCTCGGCAAATTGACGGAAGGCGTTTACACCTTCGGCGCGCAGCACCGGCCGGAAAGCGTCGCGACGGCGCCGGAAGCTTTCCACCATTTGGACAACAGCTTGCTCAACGGCATGCCGTGCGATCAAGTCAATAAAGTGACGGACAGCGATCCGAATAAGATCTGTTGGGAAGAAACGCAAGATTTGCACAGCCAATTCTGGAACGGCCGCGGCGAACTGTACACGACGCTCCGCAGCGCCCTGATCAGCGGCATGTTAGCCGATTCTTCCTTTGCTTTTACCGTCCCGTCTGCCAACCACTACGAAATTACGAAAAACTGATTTTCACCGGAGAAAAGAGGAACCGTCATGTATAGCACCGATATTATGGTAGAAGAACACGCCAATATTTCGCGCATGCTCAGAGTGATCAAAAACATGTGCTGCGCCATTTTGGAAGGCGCTCCTGTCGACCAAAACGATTTCGCCGATATTATCGACTTTATCCGCAACTACGCCGACGTCAATCACCACCAGAAGGAAGAACACGTTCTCTTCCCGCAAATGGTCGAACATTTGGGTGAGCTAGCCAACACCATCGTCACCCACGGCATGCTCGTCGAACACGACTTGATCCGCAGCCACGTCCGCAGCCTCGATGAAGCCTTGAAGCTGTACGCCAAAGACGGCCGCACGGAACATAAGTTGGATATCCTGACAGAGATTATGGCTTACACAAACAGGCTGCAGGTTCACGTCGAAAAGGAAAACAACGTCGTCTATCCCTTTGCCGAACGCGGTTTTTCTGATGAAATCAAAGCCAAAGTCGACGCCGGCGTCCGCGCCATTGCCGAAGAAAATGAAAAGACCGATTTTAACGCCAAATATTTCGCCATACTGGATCGTTTGGAAAAGAAATACTCGGCCCTCCATTTAGTCACCACTACGGCTGACAAGCAATAACCCAATATCACCACTTTTCCTATAAAAAGGGAACCGTAACGAAACAGTCCTTTGAAAACGAATAATGGGGATTGTAGACACTGCAGTGGCTACAATCCCCATTATTGCTATATTTATCTCAGGAAAGCGTCCTCCAAAGGGCCTCGCCAAAGCGGATCCCCCTTAGACCAGGGTCTGCAGTGTGCTTCTTCTAAAGAAAGCAAAGTTGCAGTGCCACTTGGACGTTTCTTTAAAATCCATGTATTGTCCATGGGATAAGGCGTTTTTACTGTTCGAAAAACAGCCGGTTAATGTCCAATGCAATGGCTTTAGAAGATATAAAGCGCCCAGCCGTATGGCGCTTCGACGCTTTGAGCTAACGTAAATCTAACGATCTGACATACGCTCTTTGCTCAGGTCATCGAAGGACTATCGTTACGCGATTCCCTTACGTTTAATGGACGTATTCATTGATGGTACTAAGTTTACAGCCTACGCGTCTGTTTGGCGTAAGGTATCTCGCATCTTTTTATTTATATTCTTCATATTTGTATTTATGGCTATTGGTACACGTTGTATTGGCAGTTAATGTCACCTTTTATAGTTAGTAACGCGTAAAGATCCTTAAGTTTAGCCTTCAGCAACAACTTTATCAATCCAGTCAAACATATTTTTCAAATCATAGTCACTCTTATGATCTACGCCCCAAGGTAAAGCAAAATCTACATCGTAGCCAAGGTTAGCCGCTTTGACAGCTACCATAAGCGGAATGCTGAAGGACGTATTGCTGTCGGCTTCACCATAACGGATTCTCCAATGTTTTGCATTGGTAGCGCCACTGTTACCAAGGTAGTACATGGCATTCATCATATTAACGATGTGCTGATCTGCGCGAGCCGGTGACGTATCGGTGGCGTACAGGGCAGCTGTATCGGTAAAGTGTAAGTTGTTCATAGTAGTAGTGCCGAACTCGTTGTTTTCGCCAGTACTGTTATCGCGACTGTCAAAAGCGCCAGGCGTCTTCATACGACCTACGGATTTATTATATTTTAACCAGTCCACATCTACCATCTTACTGGGATCATTTTTATCATACATTAAGAAGTTTGCCTTAGAAATATCGATGCCGTCTTGTCTGGCTGCTTCTGCACTTTTAATGATAAGCGATTTAGCATAGTCAAAGAATGTGCCAGTGCCGTCCGTATTTAAGGTCAGGAGCTGTC from Megasphaera vaginalis (ex Bordigoni et al. 2020) includes these protein-coding regions:
- the rplA gene encoding 50S ribosomal protein L1 encodes the protein MAKVGKKYAEAVKLFDKATLYDPAEAIDILKKMDTAKFDETVELAVNLNVDPKYADQQVRGAIVLPNGIGKTKRVLVFAQGDKEKEALEAGADYVGADDMVEKIQGGWLEFDVAIATPNMMGKVGRLGKILGPKGLMPNPKVGTVTMDVAKAVSESKAGKVEYRTDKAGNIHSPIGKKSFEANKLIENLTVLVDTLIKVKPSGAKGQYIKSITVSSTMGPGVHINPFSVKSAVKTEE
- a CDS encoding nucleotidyltransferase substrate binding protein, which codes for MGMSFEAFNASLAVLAQGADEDLNNLYIRNGIIRLFCRQFDAACDLFRSMLRQDGDAPTVMGTAKEVIMAAYDSYSFVEEDVWLAMLEDRAGRNRQEPDSAVVWRIFSVYVPALQLLAAEATKKMYD
- the rpmG gene encoding 50S ribosomal protein L33, which produces MRTAITLACTECKQRNYRTNKNKKNNPDRLELKKYCPFCKKETLHKETK
- the nusG gene encoding transcription termination/antitermination protein NusG yields the protein MESEKKWYVIHTYSGYENKVMATLERKVKSMSLENVINRILVPMEDEVDIKDGQKRTVKRKVFPGYVLVEMEVNDRSWYVVRNTPGVTGFVGSATKPIPLEAHEVERILKSQGLDTRQKPQITVAIGEQVRIISGPFEDFIATITEINEEKSTLKGLINMFGRETSVEVDYSQIEKSLE
- a CDS encoding TrkH family potassium uptake protein produces the protein MFFAACILFGVLFMFQRDSYKVKAKERVRTQNPYTLLALSFLLAMLLGTALLSLPFAAADGETTDLVDAAFTAVSCVSVTGLATVDTYRHWSLFGQSVMVLLIQLGGLGIMTSTTLLALVFGQHIGLQRRLLLRDDMGNGSMRGLLRITKHVAFLIFAVEAAGAAVYIVALYPYLGTAAIRSGIYQAVSTFCNAGFVFFDNDLPYAMAGDVLFSLTTSVLIMLGGFGYMAIFELWDTGRRYGVKAVSVNTKIMLLGTACLVIGGTVLILILEWGNGATLGPLDTGHKVVASFLQAVTPRTAGVATLDYGAMRPAMLFLTVMLMFIGAGPNSTGGGIKITTAAVMLAAARSIFSNKADVELLERRIAEVQVRRAFSIFFLSLFLVLTAVFLLTLYEPATFLQLLFETTSAFGTVGLTTGITPTLQPLSKWILIFVMYTGRIGVLTLVGIVALKRQAPKPIRYPESDILL
- a CDS encoding potassium channel family protein, whose amino-acid sequence is MNKRVIAVIGLGRFGTTVAKAVADLGHEVLAVDVDPDRVQKISPYVTHAVIADSTDEAALQSLSLNQFDAVVVAIGANKQANLMTAMLVEEQGVRRVIAKAQDELQGRLLEKIGVDTVIYPESDMAMRLAQMLTRRHVVDYLQLSAQAGLVEMETPEFLVGKTLKTSGLREKYRLIVAAIRHDENLIVAPDPDIPLAAEDKLIIIGRDDDIHRLENT
- the rplJ gene encoding 50S ribosomal protein L10; its protein translation is MSMPEKKAVSPAKVAVVAEMKEKLQSAQGAVLVGFNGQSVADVTKLRRKFREGGVEYKVIKNTLTRIAANELGYNDLDPFLEGTTALAYSTEDVIAPAKILKQFIKETKTETLTVKAGLADGKVIDATAVDALASLPSREELLAKLLGSMNAPITGLVNVLQGNIRNVVYALEAVRAKKAEQESA
- the rplL gene encoding 50S ribosomal protein L7/L12, with the protein product MTKEEILQAIEQMTVLELSELVKDMEEKFGVSAAAPVAVAAAPAAGAAEVEEKDEFDVILKSAGEKKIGVIKVVREVTGLGLKDAKDLVDGAPKTVKEAMPKADAEALKAKLEEAGASVELK
- the secE gene encoding preprotein translocase subunit SecE, which gives rise to MSLSASEKAVQKNKRKKDSGRFLQGVKAEMKKVIWPTKKELINYTVMVIVATIVVMAIIAVSDGVFSQLFRLLRAAIG
- the rplK gene encoding 50S ribosomal protein L11, with protein sequence MAKKVARMVKLQCEAGKATPAPPIGPALGQAGVNIMAFVKEFNERTAKQAGFIIPVEITVYEDRSFTFITKTPPAAVLLKKAAGLDKASGEPNKKKVAKLGRDKVREIATTKMPDLNANDVEQAMKMIEGTARSMGIDIVD